A single genomic interval of Lathyrus oleraceus cultivar Zhongwan6 chromosome 7, CAAS_Psat_ZW6_1.0, whole genome shotgun sequence harbors:
- the LOC127102798 gene encoding uncharacterized protein LOC127102798, which produces MQLGYNGCSGFYDPPPHCFIFSDFQLAPTLEEFKRIVCQNLKDHNPFPKFDEGIPPKRISLALGLKVSELVDNWDVKGAFNGFSRKFLEDQAKKMEKEGNWKSFYAVLAVLVYGIVLFPNIDHFVDHLAVRIFLSGNPVPFLLADLHYALRDRHKNKGGTILCCAQLLHAWFKSHMPEEGPFISKELKPSHKLASLTSNHVKWYIRYWETEDVIVSIGDFPNVPLIGTKGCINYNPMLSLRQHGYPMNDPPKAEALEPFILHSAEADHPMVKKIKRSW; this is translated from the coding sequence ttctacgatccacCTCCACATTGTTTCATATTCTCTGATTTCCAATTGGCTCCCACCTTGGAAGAGTTTAAGAGGATTGTATGCCAGAATTTGAAGGATCATAATCCATTTCCGAAGTTTGATGAAGGTATTCCTCCCAAGAGGATATCATTAGCTTTGGGTCTGAAAGTTTCTGAACTCGTGGACAATTGGGATGTGAAGGGAGCTTTCAATGGtttttctaggaagttcttggaagatcaaGCTAAGAAGATGGAAAAAGAGGGGAATTGGAAATCTTTCTATGCTGTGTTAGCTGTGTTGGTGTATGGGATAgttctcttcccaaatattgaccattttgtggacCACCTGGCGGTGAGAATCTTCCTCTCTGGTAATCCTGTACCGTTCCTCCTGGCAGACCTCCACTATGCTCTCCGCGATCGTCATAAGAATAAGGGAGGAACCATTTTATGTTGTGCGCAGCTGTTGCATGCCTGGTTTAAATCTCATATGCCCGAAGAAGGCCCTTTTATCTCAAAGGAACTCAAGCCCTCTCATAAATTAGCTTCTCTCACCTCCAATCATGTTAAGTGGTATATCAGGTATTGGGAAACTGAGGATGTTATTGTCAGCATTGGAGACTTCCCCAATGTACCTttgataggaaccaagggttgcatcaactacaacccgatGTTATCTTTAAGGCAACATGGTTACCCTATGAATGACCCTCCAAAAGCTGAAGCTTTAGAGCCTTTCATCTTACACAGTGCTGAAGCAGATCACCCCATGGTGAAGAAGATCAAGAGGTCGTGGTAA